TGAATATTGAACATAAGATGGCAAAATGATGTCCCTTGAGAGAAAAAATATGTATTGCAAAATAGGGTGTCAACAGTATCATCAAGAGATTATAGAGAGCAAGTATTATAGTGTGTTCATTATTAATAGCTAATCAAGTGCATTGTAAGACAATGTAATGGAAGTGATCTAGGATTGGAACGATTAAATGCTTTAATATTTGTAAATCTGACAACAAAGAAAACCTACAAGTACCAACAGATTGGAAGTTTTGAAACAGAAACATATATCGTTATCGTCCTGTAGGGGCAGTTTCgatatattttttcattcatttttttcttttttgtgacAATATGCATCTTAGTTAATCATGATACACCTGAAAGTACATGGCACAGGTAGTATAGACAGATTAAAAAAGAAATGCCTCAAATCTAAAGCTGGAAAGGTGATCATCAAGACATTTAGAACATAGAATttggacaaaaacaaaaagaacttCATACCTCCTCGTCACACCAAGGAGCTAATATCATTTTTCTTTGGTTCAAAGCTTGTACAAATTCATCCCAAGTATGTACAACCTCAATGCATTCATCTCGTTTTTGTTTTGCAACATCAAAAAGGTTCTGTTGAACAGTGTCAAGTAACTTCTTAACTTCATCAACCAAATTGTCATTTGCAATGTCTATTTTTGCTCCATTATCACGTCGAGCAGCTCTAGCCTGTGCGAAATTGGAATAGATTTATTTGGTTTTCATCGCAAAACTGAGATTGAAGCAAACATAACATGAGAATTGGTGCAGAAGTACTAAAGAATTGGAAACCTGCTTCTTTGCTAAATCCTTTGGCCCAATTTCAATTCTAAGAGGAACACCTTTCATTTCCCAGTGTGAATACTTCCATCCAGGAGAATAGTTATCTCTAAAATCTGACTCAGCACGAATACCTGCTTCACACAATGTATTTACAGTTGCAGTACAGGCATCAATGATTCCTTGAGTATCAGCATCTTTGTAAGGCACCGGAATCACAATAACTTGGACTGAGGCCACTTTAGGAGGAAGCACTAATCCCTTGTCATCACCGTGAACCATCACCATCACCCCAATCTGTTCAAAACAGTCAAAATCTTAGATGCAATTTGATGTGAAGGAACCCTCAGATGACCGTACATTCAAGATATCAAAGCTTACAGTTCGAGTACTATAGGCCCATGAGTTTTGCCAGACCATTgctttttctcccttttcatTTTCAAAGTTTATCTCGAACATCTTAGCGAAATTTTGGCCAAGACAATGAGAAGTAGCACCTTGTACTCCACGTCCAGTGTTTGGAATAAATGCCTATCAAAGGGAGCATTACAATTTATATACAAACTTTTTCCATTCAGAAAAATATCAGCATACATGCATGTGTCTCAGACATATACCTCAACACTGGTAGTGTAAAGTCCACCAGCAAACTTCTCCATCTCACTTTTCTTACCCTTAATGACAGGAACGGCTAAAAACTCTTCATATATGCGCCTATATAATTCTAATATCTCAAGAACCTGAAATAGTAATACTTTAGAGAACTTTGGAAGTAGTTTTCAAAAGATGCTACTGAAACTGGAATCGCATTTGCTGAAGTCAAAAAAGTAGGGACTTATCAATGTCAGCATATGATATTGCACCAGATGTGGAATGGTACTACATAGCCAATGTATgttcttttgttatttgaagCATTACCTCAACATCTGCCTCTTCCTTGGTTGCAAAAGCAGTATGTCCTTCCTGCCAAAGGAACTCTCGACTCCTGCAATCAAAATATGCATTTATGTAAAAGAACAAtaaatggagttttgaatgtGATAGCAACAAGGGCCCAAGCTAAATTACTGAAAAATAACTTCATTTAAAGAAATCACTATTGCTTGTATTAACAACCAATTCACCAGAGTCAGCGAGTCATCATTAGAGGAACTTCGATTCATTAAAAAACCATACAAAATTTTACAGTACATCAACATCAGAAGGCtggatatttgaaaatttgaggcCTAGCTTGGTTGGCTAGTATCATACTTTGAACATCATATTATAATATGGAGAAAGGAGGACAAGCTAAAATATAAAGCTTCTAGCTACCTGATGAATGGTGTGGGGTTGCTGAACTCCCATCTAACAACATTACACCACTGATTAAGTTTCAGAGGCAAGTCACGGTGTCCCCTAATCCACTTGGAGTAGTATGGATACATGACAGTTTCACTAGTTGGACGAATGGCAATCGGAATTTCTAAGTCGGTTTTTCCAGACTTTGTCACCCAAGCAACCTGGCAAAGGGTAGCACATTAGAAAAAGTCCTTCCAGAAGGCAGAGAAGGTTTATAGTTCCTTCTGCCGCAAGTCATAAATAATTCCTCATTTCAGCACATCAAACTCTCATCAGCTATACAATACACGGAGGTTGCTACTTAATATTGTGCCAGTAAATCAGATCATCTAGCCATCTAACAATGGATTTCAGCTTGCAATAATCTTCTATAATGTCCCCAGTTCAGAGGGgggaaaaaacaaataattcaaACAAATCTGAAGAGTATACATTAAATAGCCTAACCAACAAATTAGAAAATTCTCACCTCTGGTGCAAATCCCTCAACGTGCTCCTTCTCCTTTTCCAAAACTCCGGGAGACACAAACAAAGGGAAGTAGCAATTCTTgattttcatcttctttattTCAGGATCGAAGAATCCCTGATATAGTTGatgaaattataaaagaacCATAATACAGCTAGTTGTGCAAATCATACACAAATAAACATGATCTATGTTAGACTAACACCAGTTGTTTGAAAAACACCACTACTGGCATCCAACAACACTGACAAATTGACGCCAGAACATGCATAATGTACACCAATCCGTTCACCTAAAACAACGACGAATTAAGAAACTCACTTGCATGATCTCCCATATTGCCATTGCCCAAGGCCTCAGAATGTAGCAGCCAGAAATGTCATAGTACTCAATCATTTCGGAATTAACAACCACCTATGCAAATTAATTCAAACAACTGAGATGAGAACACAGTGCAATAAGAACAGATCTGGCACAGCAAATTCCACCTAACTCAAACTCCAACGCAATAGAACACGTGAAACTAAGTTTACAAGATGAGGGGTAAAATACCTCGGAATACCACTCTCCGAAGTTATCAGCCTTGCGATTCGTGAGTCCTAATCCAGTCTCTTTCTTCACCTCCTTCTTCTTCGCACCTGCGAGGATTTGGCCATAAGAACGGAAGCTAAAATCCGAAAAAAATGACAAACGACAAAGCGTTTTAACAGTTTCTAGCCAGAATTACCAGATTGCTTTGAGCCAGAGTTTTTCGCTTCACTCCCCGCCATCCTGAACGACGAGAACCTGTAACACGAAAAAACACGAAATGACGATTGTAGCTGAATTGGAATGAATCGAAACGGCATAAGCGTGTTTCTTACCTATTGCCGAGATGCCGCCGGAGGGGGACAAAGCGCGCGAGAGCGATTTTGTGGCGTGAGTCTCTTTAGGGTTTTCGCTTTCAGCGGCTACTAGGTTTTCTTCTTTCAGATAAATCGCGCCTTTCTCTCAGGAAttattatttccttttttttttacagtgAAGTGTTATTCCCAATTCTGTTTACAGTTTCTATGGCTACTACTACATTACTGTATTGTGATTCTGGTCAACTACTCCTGCAACTTGATTACTATTTACTAGtgtactaatttaattaaaggtaattaattatcattaattgaATTATTGCAACGAAGCGTTTGATCTGATCTGATCTGTAATCGCTGCTTCTTGTCCAAAAAGTCAACCGAAGTGGCCCGCAAAATTCTTGCCCTTGTTCGAGCTTTGTATCTTTaccaaattaataaaataaataaataaacacatcTAATTTTTATTGGTGAGACATAAATAAATGGTAGTAATAGAAGTGATCTCTTTCCACCACTAACTACCAATGCTTAATGAGGTTAATGAGGCCATTGAGGGGGTTGCGTGgggaaaaaatgtcactttatcaCAACATATATATTCAAGAATATAAATGTTAAGAGTTTTAAATAATCTATACCCATGAAGGTTtgataaagtatttttataatttaaaggatttaaaatgtataaaaacttaaatacttcagttaagTTTCCTTGACTTTGAAA
This portion of the Arachis duranensis cultivar V14167 chromosome 6, aradu.V14167.gnm2.J7QH, whole genome shotgun sequence genome encodes:
- the LOC107492323 gene encoding proline--tRNA ligase, cytoplasmic, which translates into the protein MAGSEAKNSGSKQSGAKKKEVKKETGLGLTNRKADNFGEWYSEVVVNSEMIEYYDISGCYILRPWAMAIWEIMQGFFDPEIKKMKIKNCYFPLFVSPGVLEKEKEHVEGFAPEVAWVTKSGKTDLEIPIAIRPTSETVMYPYYSKWIRGHRDLPLKLNQWCNVVRWEFSNPTPFIRSREFLWQEGHTAFATKEEADVEVLEILELYRRIYEEFLAVPVIKGKKSEMEKFAGGLYTTSVEAFIPNTGRGVQGATSHCLGQNFAKMFEINFENEKGEKAMVWQNSWAYSTRTIGVMVMVHGDDKGLVLPPKVASVQVIVIPVPYKDADTQGIIDACTATVNTLCEAGIRAESDFRDNYSPGWKYSHWEMKGVPLRIEIGPKDLAKKQARAARRDNGAKIDIANDNLVDEVKKLLDTVQQNLFDVAKQKRDECIEVVHTWDEFVQALNQRKMILAPWCDEEAVEADVKARTKGEMGAAKTLCSPFDQPELPEGTKCFASEKPAKKWSYWGRSY